GCAGTTAATCAGCGATGGTGCTGTTTCTCCCACAGGACGCGATCGCATTCATAGGCTATGAGAAAATCAGAACTTGGAAGATGCCTCAAGTGCTGTCTTAAAGCACTTGGGAGAGTTGAAGCGACCATATTTGACAGCTATGGAGAAGAAGCTGTTGAGTGTGATTGAAAAAGAATACGGCATCATAGATGAGATACCACGTAATTTTCAATCAACCAAGGACTAGGAGAAAACAGTAATGCAGAGTATAAAGTTATGTTCTCATGTTGGGGATGATGGCATTTTGCACCTTGAGATTCCTGTTGGCATAACAGACAAAGAAATGGAGGTCGTAGTGATTTATCAACAAATAGAACCATCAGCACCCCCAAAAACACCCGAAGAATTGGGATGGCCAGCCGGATTTTTTGAACAAACAGCTGGATCATTAGCAGATGACCCAATTCAAAGATATCCCCAAGGTGAGTATGACACTAGGGAGCCATTAGAGTGAGATTTTTGTTAGATACCAATGCTTGTATTATTTATCTGAATCGTCCTATTTTTAGAAATTTTTCTAATCTTCTATAATCTCTCAATCCATTCTTCTAAAGCAATATCTAATAGTACATCTAGGGAATTGCCGTTCAGCTTCTTCCCTGTTATTGCAGTATAAAGATGTGAATATTGTTGAAAATTATAAACTGTTGTGGCACGAGCATTAGGTCTAGGATTTCGTTGAATCATGATTGAGGACACAGTTTGCCAAGAAGAAAATCTCAAATCACCAAAACCTATTTTAATAATTCCTTTTGCTGATTGGTCATAATTTCTATTAAAACTCATTCTTCCATTAGGAAAAGGTAGCCACAGAAAAAAATCTAAGCCATGAAAATCCCCCTTAAAAAATCGGATATAAAATTCGGCGCATATTTTATCTTTATAAAGGTTGCCTTCGCCTTTCTTCAATCCATAGCGGCTAGTAACAGATGTACTAACTTCACTTATTCGTTTATCAAAACTTAAAATTTTTTCTCGAATTTCTAAAATTCTTTCTTGATATTGTAGTAATTGTTTGTCTAATATATTTTTTAAAGCTCTTGAAGGTGTGGGAAAAATATTTAATTCTTTATAATTCTTGGCATTGTTAATTTTATAATCTTCTGGATGCAACATCAATAACCTAGAAAATTCTCTACCATTTAAGTCCTTTAAAATAAAATAAAGCTGCTTTTCAAAATTAACAAATTTAAACTGAAGAAGTTGAAAAGATAAATTACTATACTCACAGTCAATAAACGTATGTCTGTGAAAAGTTGGAGCAATAGCAATTAGTTGAATCTGTTTTTCCCAATCTATACATCCTGTAATACCAATTTAATATGAAGCTGCATAGAAAAGAGCTTCGAGAATAAAGTTATAAGAAGAGATAGATATTACCTGCTCAAGTGTAAGTTGATTAAATATTTCTTGGATGCGATCGCGTAAATTCTGTAAAGAAGAGAAAAGCTGATTTTTGAGTGGTTTCTTGAGGAGCTGCCAAAGCCTTTCAATGGGATTGAGTTCAGGGGCTGAAGGTGGTTGAAACAGAGGAATAATATTTTCTGGCCAACGAATTGCTGAACTTGTATGAGCAGGTGCTTGGTCAACCTGTAAAATAGCGTAATCCCCACCTAATTGTTGAGATAGCCAGTCCAAAAACTGTTGAAAACACTCGCCATTCAGTTTTGGATATTCATAAAGAAAATGATCTCCAGTCAATGGTTCAATTGCACCATAAATCCAAAAATTTTCCCGTGGCCATTTCACCTCAACAGTAGGCTTAACTCCAGAGGCAGTAATCACTTTTCCTGTAAGAGTTTTCAGTCCCACCCTCGTTTCATCCTGGCACAGGTAGCGAACACACTTGCCGGGTGCTAGATGTTTTTCTAGACAATTCAGAATGATACCGAGTTTTTTTTAAACTCA
This window of the Nostoc sp. ATCC 53789 genome carries:
- a CDS encoding IS630 family transposase, which produces MGLKTLTGKVITASGVKPTVEVKWPRENFWIYGAIEPLTGDHFLYEYPKLNGECFQQFLDWLSQQLGGDYAILQVDQAPAHTSSAIRWPENIIPLFQPPSAPELNPIERLWQLLKKPLKNQLFSSLQNLRDRIQEIFNQLTLEQVISISSYNFILEALFYAASY